A portion of the Caenorhabditis elegans chromosome III genome contains these proteins:
- the ZK688.5 gene encoding Ubiquitin-like domain-containing protein (Confirmed by transcript evidence), giving the protein MSETQEQEASGNGEPDLPTTIRVTLKTLDDREATVTIGLQDTIQSLIDLGRREMNIQSGFQRVIAGGRVLNSTQTVQAAGISDGQTVHLVDRGPSGENDRPNVMPDRVAGPRIINAIPGLPPPGFIFQSPAFARMIPGNVEIPTPPSQTQHTVVHPIRVPGSIAGTPVLTSRVSEDCVLQKAVPYRGTSNSPNRPQAASQTVTFPSEPNVIQWTVNIADDLIFRPREHFEQVVRETINNISFLSDSTRLGVSMKWNQNCTSLSVELPPVSPHIPSPALEKLDFLCLWTDHLSRFIDKLEEHDGLVAATRHVLEMVKTRQFDQNLSQQARNQRVEALDEIVKHLEYQWAELSHMKDFERIRFRKNQTEEYRALKIQEYPETPRNPHFYMRHALDIDVIGVMREFRKQQRRFTRLEDLLDDLNEVGAVKFIRDHITTEVDYRYQALSMFYCYIQRMRHQISHMTHLTADLDVSFITPSFPQRILPQYAVNVLTVPFPHPATVIFKFQSSDEQPLTIPVTHIFEPPRMLSDVGGRYNGDYPYLAYHPPSVHMEVVLQEPRRIAEPRPQILARPTPQQFVLTQEMNQGGSINLMAATDPISGLSLQDVLRAQQEQVENLFAQQPGIEGGRVRVTARPGRRFVATTGDAPSVPVETLPPPGSDQQPGTSRRFTTHRFNVQPDARGAETETLAPFPVAIEPNELQRIAKNIASRYRAEALQRIASSLTTRFNNESWDTRIQNMPLCTLRECVAIALEMLTSAGNTVNESKDLMLALVRDEEVLVRAIAECIKSLFGRGEFPTHVARLIMPTNQTASSRNDYESVDGVEESQSDEFDSMIVRVPSDISQPQSGDLRAIRERRQNRRQFLENRGRIPSTSSAPSTSENPPGPSFNSEDAADIRAGRLPLGTRPNRRTVRETVHPAAAARAESPNHISLTFTATTHTFAPAGFPLMMASSNVPSTSAGPPGWPIRQVVSPTPTTRGLFEFDLSGSSDQPARSTPSPPAPTPRTTSAPATVQSSPTRQESMDIDSPNVQNPGHVESPAAIAARQAARVARARIDHLAATFNGDLADSRRQSPFVTPGPTTPLNDPRRRTVRVTQHVKPMVAIDPFMNCTNRHCEINRLATPTHMADGDRFTLQSLQPDQEFEARIQALVPSIERRPIQIHHEDEDYNYSIRRTQSGLLSFRNLEDFRPFVKTAIRSLLAHCIDADTLFTMNMNNISGYQAANHTELLRMVKEHISRVPGSRATRNASQNTTSVNQSTETSPREQMNRSPVQEAADPRLAFSPFPPGINLEQEVLIPGQIASLLTYLVDYMESSSNPRPPGIFGFLLELTYGRLTRHDFAQLARRTTATNVASEFEAQIRAHIRDNYLVGRTGLSNSELHGIAENLANNEQFFAIFMSQNDQLPTSFPFGYDRNDFAEVVWAFRQIEIALIKSFLTLSQLNLVSDSGNAVRFILQSVDSYLYRNLIMFYRMCDRDVERMKIQMKRISDYFATIRYESTDRPGINVFIDNWNRVMDYWSNRYTDFSEENFDQFLLKVRAGTDWNDIVLNESRQLLPTIASTSSQPSTSSSSLNTVSTNNPSLGRLIWTQIRRFFQENAITTAVARIMMTVWMWWHR; this is encoded by the exons ATGTCGGAGACACAGGAGCAAGAAGCTTCTGGAAACGGGGAGCCCGATTTACCGACGACCATTCGGGTTACACTTAAAACATTGGATGATCGTGAAGCTACGGTAACGATCGGCCTTCAA GATACGATTCAATCACTTATTGATTTGGGACGTAGGGAAATGAACATTCAATCAGGATTTCAACGCGTGATTGCTGGTGGACGTGTTTTGAACTCAACACAAACGGTGCAAGCAGCCGGAATTTCTGATGGACAAACTGTGCATCTCGTTGACAGAGGACCGAGCGG agaaaatgatCGTCCGAACGTGATGCCAGACCGCGTCGCAGGACCAAGAATTATAAACGCCATTCCTGGACTACCACCACCTGGGTTTATATTCCAATCACCAGCATTCGCAAGAATGATACctggaaatgttgaaattccTACGCCTCCATCTCAAACACAACACACTGTTGTTCATCCAATTCGTGTTCCCGGATCAATTGCTGGTACACCTGTGCTTACATCTCGAGTTTCAGAAGATTGCGTCTTACAGAAAGCTGTTCCGTACAGAGGCACATCTAACTCACCGAATCGCCCACAAGCTGCATCACa aactgttACTTTTCCGTCGGAACCGAATGTGATTCAATGGACAGTCAATATTGCTGATGACTTAATCTTCCGTCCGAGGGAGCATTTTGAGCAAGTTGTCAGAGAAACTATCAACAATATATCATTTCTATCCGACTCCACCAGGCTCGGGGTTTCGATGAAATGGAATCAAAACTGTACATCGCTGTCAGTTGAGTTACCTCCagt cTCACCACATATTCCATCCCCTGCActtgaaaaactcgattttctaTGCCTCTGGACTGACCATTTGTCACGTTTTATTGACAAACTCGAAGAGCACGATGGTCTTGTTGCTGCAACTCGTCATGTATTAGAAATGGTTAAAACTAGGCAGTTTGATCAGAATTTGAGTCAACAAGCAAGAAACCAACGAGTTGAAGCATTGGATGAAATAGTCAAACACTTGGAATACCAGTGGGCAGAGCTGAGTCATATGAAGGATTTCG aacgtatTCGTTTCCGAAAGAATCAAACCGAAGAATACCGTGCACTTAAAATCCAAGAGTATCCTGAAACTCCTCGAAACCCTCATTTTTACATGAGACATGCACTTGACATTGATGTTATTGGAGTTATGCGTGAATTCAGAAAACAACAACGACGGTTTACACGTCTTGAAGATCTCCTGGATGATCTTAATGAAGTGGGCGCAGTCAAGTTCATTAGAGATCATATAACCACTGAAGTTGATTACCGATATCAGGCTCTCTCCATGTTCTACTGTTACATTCAACGAATGCGACATCAAATTTCTCATATGACACATTTGACTGCTGATTTGGATGTTTCCTTTATCACTCCAAGTTTCCCTCAACGAATTTTACCTCAGTACGCTGTGAATGTGCTCACTGTACCATTTCCACATCCTGCAACTGTTATATTCAAGTTTCAAAGCAGTGATGAACAACCGTTAACGATTCCGGTCACTCATATTTTTGAGCCACCAAGAATGTTGTCTGATGTTGGCGGACGTTATAATGGAGACTATCCATATCTCGCATATCATCCGCCGAGTGTTCATATGGAAGTTGTTTTACAAGAACCAAGAAGAATAGCTGAACCAAGACCACAAATTCTAGCACGCCCAACACCCCAACAGTTTGTTCTCACTCAAGAAATGAATCAAGGTGGAAGCATAAATCTAATGGCAGCAACCGATCCAATCAGTGGTTTAAGCCTACAGGATGTATTGAGAGCGCAGCAGGAGCAAGTGGAGAACTTATTTGCTCAGCAACCAGGAATTGAAGGTGGAAGAGTTAGAGTAACAGCTAGACCTGGACGTAGATTCGTAGCAACTACGGGCGATGCACCAAGTGTTCCAGTGGAGACTCTGCCGCCTCCCGGTTCTGATCAGCAACCCGGAACAAGTCGGAGATTTACCACTCATAGATTCAATGTACAACCAGATGCACGTGGTGCGGAAACTGAAACTCTTGCCCCATTCCCGGTTGCAATTGAACCCAATGAACTTCAAAGAATCGCGAAGAATATTGCTTCAAGGTATCGTGCTGAAGCTCTTCAACGTATTGCTTCTAGCTTGACGACTCGTTTCAATAATGAATCATGGGATACCCGAATTCAGAATATGCCATTATGTACGCTCAGAGAATGTGTTGCAATTGCATTGGAAATGCTAACTTCGGCAGGAAACACCGTGAATGAATCGAAAGACTTGATGTTGGCCCTGGTTCGAGACGAGGAAGTTCTGGTCAGAGCTATTGCGGAATGCATAAAGTCACTATTTGGAAGAGGAGAATTTCCAACACATGTTGCTCGTTTGATAATGCCTACTAATCAAACTGCATCTTCGAGAAACGATTACGAGTCTGTGGATGGTGTAGAAGAGTCCCAAAGCGACGAGTTTGATTCAATGATAGTTCGAGTTCCATCAGATATTTCACAACCTCAAAGTGGTGATCTAAGAGCGATAAGAGAAAGAAGACAAAACCGtcgtcaatttttggaaaatcgaggAAGAATCCCTTCGACCTCTTCAGCACCATCAACTTCTGAAAATCCACCAGGACCATCGTTTAATTCAGAAGATGCTGCAGATATCCGTGCTGGAAGACTGCCCCTGGGCACTCGACCAAATAGAAGAACTGTCAGAGAAACTGTTCATCCTGCTGCAGCTGCTAGGGCAGAAAGTCCGAATCATATATCTCTGACATTCACTGCAACAACTCACACATTTGCACCGGCCGGGTTTCCATTGATGATGGCTTCTTCCAACGTTCCATCTACATCTGCGGGGCCACCTGGATGGCCGATCCGTCAGGTTGTCTCACCGACTCCAACAACTCGAGGGCTTTTTGAGTTCGATCTATCTGGAAGTTCAGATCAACCAGCCAGATCTACTCCATCGCCACCTGCTCCAACTCCAAGAACAACTTCGGCCCCAGCAACTGTGCAATCATCTCCAACACGTCAAGAATCAATGGATATCGATTctccaaatgttcaaaatccGGGTCACGTGGAAAGTCCTGCTGCCATTGCGGCTCGTCAAGCAGCGAGAGTAGCTCGAGCAAGAATTGATCATCTGGCGGCAACATTCAACGGTGATTTGGCTGATTCAAGACGACAAAGCCCATTTGTCACACCTGGTCCAACAACTCCATTGAACGATCCCAGAAGACGGACTGTGAGAGTAACACAGCATGTAAAGCCAATGGTGGCAATCGATCCATTTATGAATTGCACGAATCGTCACTGTGAGATCAATAGACTTGCGACACCTACTCATATGGCTGATGGGGACAGATTCACACTTCAGTCACTTCAACCAGATCAAGAATTTGAGGCTCGTATTCAG GCTTTAGTTCCAAGTATTGAACGCCGACCAATTCAAATTCATCATGAAGATGAGGACTACAATTACTCGATTCGAAGAACGCAGTCTGGATTACTTTCCTTCCGGAATTTGGAAGACTTTCGGCCTTTTGTCAAAACAGCAATTCGAAGTCTACTTGCTCATTGTATTGATGCTGATACATTGTTCACTATGA ATATGAACAACATCAGTGGTTATCAAGCAGCAAATCATACAGAGCTGCTAAGAATGGTTAAAGAACACATTTCTCGTGTTCCCGGCAGTCGTGCAACTCGCAACGCAAGTCAGAACACAACAAGTGTAAATCAATCTACAGAAACGTCTCCTCGTGAACAAATGAACCGTAGTCCAGTGCAGGAAGCTGCAGATCCAAGATTAGCCTTCTCGCCATTCCCACCTGGAATCAATTTAGAGCAAGAAGTTTTAATTCCCGGACAAATTGCATCTCTACTAACCTACCTCGTAGATTATATGGAATCTTCTTCGAATCCTCGTCCACCTGGCATATTTGGATTTCTCCTTGAGCTCACCTATGGACGGCTTACTCGTCATGATTTTGCTCAACTTGCCAGGCGAACCACTGCCACAAATGTTGCGTCAGAGTTTGAAGCTCAAATCAGAGCACACATTCGAGACAATTATTTGGTTGGAAGAACTGGACTCAGCAATTCAGAACTACACGGCATCGCTGAGAATTTGGCGAACaacgaacaattttttgcaatatttatGTCTCAAAACGATCAGCTTCCAACTTCGTTCCCATTTGGATACGACCGTAATGATTTTGCGGAAGTTGTTTGGGcgttccggcaaattgaaaTTGCTCTCATCAAGTCGTTTTTAACATTGTCGCAGTTAAATCTAG TTTCAGACTCTGGTAATGCTGTTCGATTCATCCTTCAAAGTGTCGACAGTTACCTCTACCGAAATCTTATAATGTTCTATCGTATGTGTGACCGTGACGTGGAGCGAATGAAAATTCAGATGAAACGAATCAGTGATTATTTTGCAACTATTCGATATGAGAGCACAGATCGCCCTGGTATTAACGTGTTTATTGACAATTGGAATCGAGTTATGGACTATTGGAGTAACAGATACactg ATTTCTccgaagaaaattttgatcaatTCCTTTTGAAAGTTCGTGCTGGAACCGATTGGAATGACATAGTTCTCAACGAATCCCGGCAACTTTTACCAACTATTGCATCTACATCTTCTCAGCCGTCTACATCTTCCTCTTCGTTGAATACTGTTTCAACAAACAATCCAA GCCTTGGTCGCCTCATCTGGACCCAAATCAGGCGTTTCTTCCAGGAAAACGCAATCACGACGGCAGTCGCGAGGATAATGATGACTGTGTGGATGTGGTGGCACCGATGA
- the ZK688.5 gene encoding Ubiquitin-like domain-containing protein (Confirmed by transcript evidence) gives MSETQEQEASGNGEPDLPTTIRVTLKTLDDREATVTIGLQDTIQSLIDLGRREMNIQSGFQRVIAGGRVLNSTQTVQAAGISDGQTVHLVDRGPSGENDRPNVMPDRVAGPRIINAIPGLPPPGFIFQSPAFARMIPGNVEIPTPPSQTQHTVVHPIRVPGSIAGTPVLTSRVSEDCVLQKAVPYRGTSNSPNRPQAASQTVTFPSEPNVIQWTVNIADDLIFRPREHFEQVVRETINNISFLSDSTRLGVSMKWNQNCTSLSVELPPVSPHIPSPALEKLDFLCLWTDHLSRFIDKLEEHDGLVAATRHVLEMVKTRQFDQNLSQQARNQRVEALDEIVKHLEYQWAELSHMKDFERIRFRKNQTEEYRALKIQEYPETPRNPHFYMRHALDIDVIGVMREFRKQQRRFTRLEDLLDDLNEVGAVKFIRDHITTEVDYRYQALSMFYCYIQRMRHQISHMTHLTADLDVSFITPSFPQRILPQYAVNVLTVPFPHPATVIFKFQSSDEQPLTIPVTHIFEPPRMLSDVGGRYNGDYPYLAYHPPSVHMEVVLQEPRRIAEPRPQILARPTPQQFVLTQEMNQGGSINLMAATDPISGLSLQDVLRAQQEQVENLFAQQPGIEGGRVRVTARPGRRFVATTGDAPSVPVETLPPPGSDQQPGTSRRFTTHRFNVQPDARGAETETLAPFPVAIEPNELQRIAKNIASRYRAEALQRIASSLTTRFNNESWDTRIQNMPLCTLRECVAIALEMLTSAGNTVNESKDLMLALVRDEEVLVRAIAECIKSLFGRGEFPTHVARLIMPTNQTASSRNDYESVDGVEESQSDEFDSMIVRVPSDISQPQSGDLRAIRERRQNRRQFLENRGRIPSTSSAPSTSENPPGPSFNSEDAADIRAGRLPLGTRPNRRTVRETVHPAAAARAESPNHISLTFTATTHTFAPAGFPLMMASSNVPSTSAGPPGWPIRQVVSPTPTTRGLFEFDLSGSSDQPARSTPSPPAPTPRTTSAPATVQSSPTRQESMDIDSPNVQNPGHVESPAAIAARQAARVARARIDHLAATFNGDLADSRRQSPFVTPGPTTPLNDPRRRTVRVTQHVKPMVAIDPFMNCTNRHCEINRLATPTHMADGDRFTLQSLQPDQEFEARIQALVPSIERRPIQIHHEDEDYNYSIRRTQSGLLSFRNLEDFRPFVKTAIRSLLAHCIDADTLFTMNMNNISGYQAANHTELLRMVKEHISRVPGSRATRNASQNTTSVNQSTETSPREQMNRSPVQEAADPRLAFSPFPPGINLEQEVLIPGQIASLLTYLVDYMESSSNPRPPGIFGFLLELTYGRLTRHDFAQLARRTTATNVASEFEAQIRAHIRDNYLVGRTGLSNSELHGIAENLANNEQFFAIFMSQNDQLPTSFPFGYDRNDFAEVVWAFRQIEIALIKSFLTLSQLNLDSGNAVRFILQSVDSYLYRNLIMFYRMCDRDVERMKIQMKRISDYFATIRYESTDRPGINVFIDNWNRVMDYWSNRYTDFSEENFDQFLLKVRAGTDWNDIVLNESRQLLPTIASTSSQPSTSSSSLNTVSTNNPSLGRLIWTQIRRFFQENAITTAVARIMMTVWMWWHR, from the exons ATGTCGGAGACACAGGAGCAAGAAGCTTCTGGAAACGGGGAGCCCGATTTACCGACGACCATTCGGGTTACACTTAAAACATTGGATGATCGTGAAGCTACGGTAACGATCGGCCTTCAA GATACGATTCAATCACTTATTGATTTGGGACGTAGGGAAATGAACATTCAATCAGGATTTCAACGCGTGATTGCTGGTGGACGTGTTTTGAACTCAACACAAACGGTGCAAGCAGCCGGAATTTCTGATGGACAAACTGTGCATCTCGTTGACAGAGGACCGAGCGG agaaaatgatCGTCCGAACGTGATGCCAGACCGCGTCGCAGGACCAAGAATTATAAACGCCATTCCTGGACTACCACCACCTGGGTTTATATTCCAATCACCAGCATTCGCAAGAATGATACctggaaatgttgaaattccTACGCCTCCATCTCAAACACAACACACTGTTGTTCATCCAATTCGTGTTCCCGGATCAATTGCTGGTACACCTGTGCTTACATCTCGAGTTTCAGAAGATTGCGTCTTACAGAAAGCTGTTCCGTACAGAGGCACATCTAACTCACCGAATCGCCCACAAGCTGCATCACa aactgttACTTTTCCGTCGGAACCGAATGTGATTCAATGGACAGTCAATATTGCTGATGACTTAATCTTCCGTCCGAGGGAGCATTTTGAGCAAGTTGTCAGAGAAACTATCAACAATATATCATTTCTATCCGACTCCACCAGGCTCGGGGTTTCGATGAAATGGAATCAAAACTGTACATCGCTGTCAGTTGAGTTACCTCCagt cTCACCACATATTCCATCCCCTGCActtgaaaaactcgattttctaTGCCTCTGGACTGACCATTTGTCACGTTTTATTGACAAACTCGAAGAGCACGATGGTCTTGTTGCTGCAACTCGTCATGTATTAGAAATGGTTAAAACTAGGCAGTTTGATCAGAATTTGAGTCAACAAGCAAGAAACCAACGAGTTGAAGCATTGGATGAAATAGTCAAACACTTGGAATACCAGTGGGCAGAGCTGAGTCATATGAAGGATTTCG aacgtatTCGTTTCCGAAAGAATCAAACCGAAGAATACCGTGCACTTAAAATCCAAGAGTATCCTGAAACTCCTCGAAACCCTCATTTTTACATGAGACATGCACTTGACATTGATGTTATTGGAGTTATGCGTGAATTCAGAAAACAACAACGACGGTTTACACGTCTTGAAGATCTCCTGGATGATCTTAATGAAGTGGGCGCAGTCAAGTTCATTAGAGATCATATAACCACTGAAGTTGATTACCGATATCAGGCTCTCTCCATGTTCTACTGTTACATTCAACGAATGCGACATCAAATTTCTCATATGACACATTTGACTGCTGATTTGGATGTTTCCTTTATCACTCCAAGTTTCCCTCAACGAATTTTACCTCAGTACGCTGTGAATGTGCTCACTGTACCATTTCCACATCCTGCAACTGTTATATTCAAGTTTCAAAGCAGTGATGAACAACCGTTAACGATTCCGGTCACTCATATTTTTGAGCCACCAAGAATGTTGTCTGATGTTGGCGGACGTTATAATGGAGACTATCCATATCTCGCATATCATCCGCCGAGTGTTCATATGGAAGTTGTTTTACAAGAACCAAGAAGAATAGCTGAACCAAGACCACAAATTCTAGCACGCCCAACACCCCAACAGTTTGTTCTCACTCAAGAAATGAATCAAGGTGGAAGCATAAATCTAATGGCAGCAACCGATCCAATCAGTGGTTTAAGCCTACAGGATGTATTGAGAGCGCAGCAGGAGCAAGTGGAGAACTTATTTGCTCAGCAACCAGGAATTGAAGGTGGAAGAGTTAGAGTAACAGCTAGACCTGGACGTAGATTCGTAGCAACTACGGGCGATGCACCAAGTGTTCCAGTGGAGACTCTGCCGCCTCCCGGTTCTGATCAGCAACCCGGAACAAGTCGGAGATTTACCACTCATAGATTCAATGTACAACCAGATGCACGTGGTGCGGAAACTGAAACTCTTGCCCCATTCCCGGTTGCAATTGAACCCAATGAACTTCAAAGAATCGCGAAGAATATTGCTTCAAGGTATCGTGCTGAAGCTCTTCAACGTATTGCTTCTAGCTTGACGACTCGTTTCAATAATGAATCATGGGATACCCGAATTCAGAATATGCCATTATGTACGCTCAGAGAATGTGTTGCAATTGCATTGGAAATGCTAACTTCGGCAGGAAACACCGTGAATGAATCGAAAGACTTGATGTTGGCCCTGGTTCGAGACGAGGAAGTTCTGGTCAGAGCTATTGCGGAATGCATAAAGTCACTATTTGGAAGAGGAGAATTTCCAACACATGTTGCTCGTTTGATAATGCCTACTAATCAAACTGCATCTTCGAGAAACGATTACGAGTCTGTGGATGGTGTAGAAGAGTCCCAAAGCGACGAGTTTGATTCAATGATAGTTCGAGTTCCATCAGATATTTCACAACCTCAAAGTGGTGATCTAAGAGCGATAAGAGAAAGAAGACAAAACCGtcgtcaatttttggaaaatcgaggAAGAATCCCTTCGACCTCTTCAGCACCATCAACTTCTGAAAATCCACCAGGACCATCGTTTAATTCAGAAGATGCTGCAGATATCCGTGCTGGAAGACTGCCCCTGGGCACTCGACCAAATAGAAGAACTGTCAGAGAAACTGTTCATCCTGCTGCAGCTGCTAGGGCAGAAAGTCCGAATCATATATCTCTGACATTCACTGCAACAACTCACACATTTGCACCGGCCGGGTTTCCATTGATGATGGCTTCTTCCAACGTTCCATCTACATCTGCGGGGCCACCTGGATGGCCGATCCGTCAGGTTGTCTCACCGACTCCAACAACTCGAGGGCTTTTTGAGTTCGATCTATCTGGAAGTTCAGATCAACCAGCCAGATCTACTCCATCGCCACCTGCTCCAACTCCAAGAACAACTTCGGCCCCAGCAACTGTGCAATCATCTCCAACACGTCAAGAATCAATGGATATCGATTctccaaatgttcaaaatccGGGTCACGTGGAAAGTCCTGCTGCCATTGCGGCTCGTCAAGCAGCGAGAGTAGCTCGAGCAAGAATTGATCATCTGGCGGCAACATTCAACGGTGATTTGGCTGATTCAAGACGACAAAGCCCATTTGTCACACCTGGTCCAACAACTCCATTGAACGATCCCAGAAGACGGACTGTGAGAGTAACACAGCATGTAAAGCCAATGGTGGCAATCGATCCATTTATGAATTGCACGAATCGTCACTGTGAGATCAATAGACTTGCGACACCTACTCATATGGCTGATGGGGACAGATTCACACTTCAGTCACTTCAACCAGATCAAGAATTTGAGGCTCGTATTCAG GCTTTAGTTCCAAGTATTGAACGCCGACCAATTCAAATTCATCATGAAGATGAGGACTACAATTACTCGATTCGAAGAACGCAGTCTGGATTACTTTCCTTCCGGAATTTGGAAGACTTTCGGCCTTTTGTCAAAACAGCAATTCGAAGTCTACTTGCTCATTGTATTGATGCTGATACATTGTTCACTATGA ATATGAACAACATCAGTGGTTATCAAGCAGCAAATCATACAGAGCTGCTAAGAATGGTTAAAGAACACATTTCTCGTGTTCCCGGCAGTCGTGCAACTCGCAACGCAAGTCAGAACACAACAAGTGTAAATCAATCTACAGAAACGTCTCCTCGTGAACAAATGAACCGTAGTCCAGTGCAGGAAGCTGCAGATCCAAGATTAGCCTTCTCGCCATTCCCACCTGGAATCAATTTAGAGCAAGAAGTTTTAATTCCCGGACAAATTGCATCTCTACTAACCTACCTCGTAGATTATATGGAATCTTCTTCGAATCCTCGTCCACCTGGCATATTTGGATTTCTCCTTGAGCTCACCTATGGACGGCTTACTCGTCATGATTTTGCTCAACTTGCCAGGCGAACCACTGCCACAAATGTTGCGTCAGAGTTTGAAGCTCAAATCAGAGCACACATTCGAGACAATTATTTGGTTGGAAGAACTGGACTCAGCAATTCAGAACTACACGGCATCGCTGAGAATTTGGCGAACaacgaacaattttttgcaatatttatGTCTCAAAACGATCAGCTTCCAACTTCGTTCCCATTTGGATACGACCGTAATGATTTTGCGGAAGTTGTTTGGGcgttccggcaaattgaaaTTGCTCTCATCAAGTCGTTTTTAACATTGTCGCAGTTAAATCTAG ACTCTGGTAATGCTGTTCGATTCATCCTTCAAAGTGTCGACAGTTACCTCTACCGAAATCTTATAATGTTCTATCGTATGTGTGACCGTGACGTGGAGCGAATGAAAATTCAGATGAAACGAATCAGTGATTATTTTGCAACTATTCGATATGAGAGCACAGATCGCCCTGGTATTAACGTGTTTATTGACAATTGGAATCGAGTTATGGACTATTGGAGTAACAGATACactg ATTTCTccgaagaaaattttgatcaatTCCTTTTGAAAGTTCGTGCTGGAACCGATTGGAATGACATAGTTCTCAACGAATCCCGGCAACTTTTACCAACTATTGCATCTACATCTTCTCAGCCGTCTACATCTTCCTCTTCGTTGAATACTGTTTCAACAAACAATCCAA GCCTTGGTCGCCTCATCTGGACCCAAATCAGGCGTTTCTTCCAGGAAAACGCAATCACGACGGCAGTCGCGAGGATAATGATGACTGTGTGGATGTGGTGGCACCGATGA
- the ZK688.5 gene encoding Ubiquitin-like domain-containing protein (Partially confirmed by transcript evidence), whose amino-acid sequence MSETQEQEASGNGEPDLPTTIRVTLKTLDDREATVTIGLQDTIQSLIDLGRREMNIQSGFQRVIAGGRVLNSTQTVQAAGISDGQTVHLVDRGPSGENDRPNVMPDRVAGPRIINAIPGLPPPGFIFQSPAFARMIPGNVEIPTPPSQTQHTVVHPIRVPGSIAESCSVQRHI is encoded by the exons ATGTCGGAGACACAGGAGCAAGAAGCTTCTGGAAACGGGGAGCCCGATTTACCGACGACCATTCGGGTTACACTTAAAACATTGGATGATCGTGAAGCTACGGTAACGATCGGCCTTCAA GATACGATTCAATCACTTATTGATTTGGGACGTAGGGAAATGAACATTCAATCAGGATTTCAACGCGTGATTGCTGGTGGACGTGTTTTGAACTCAACACAAACGGTGCAAGCAGCCGGAATTTCTGATGGACAAACTGTGCATCTCGTTGACAGAGGACCGAGCGG agaaaatgatCGTCCGAACGTGATGCCAGACCGCGTCGCAGGACCAAGAATTATAAACGCCATTCCTGGACTACCACCACCTGGGTTTATATTCCAATCACCAGCATTCGCAAGAATGATACctggaaatgttgaaattccTACGCCTCCATCTCAAACACAACACACTGTTGTTCATCCAATTCGTGTTCCCGGATCAATTGCTG AAAGCTGTTCCGTACAGAGGCACATCTAA